The proteins below come from a single Zea mays cultivar B73 chromosome 8, Zm-B73-REFERENCE-NAM-5.0, whole genome shotgun sequence genomic window:
- the LOC103636357 gene encoding uncharacterized protein has translation MDPVSKGAWQKRFFSVAPPAALVFFFVLIFVAGAAVTLDHKESRVSVLQLQPKLVTAAAEMRPPATTSELRAGPAEEPDICESKCRPPGSEALPRGIVQDKSNLEMESMGGNPEREENGSGRRSKSLLAIPVGIKQKAVVDKLVSKFPDTKFTVMLFHYDGEVDGWRDLEWSGRAVHVAARDQTKWWFAKRFLHPDLVAEYDYVFLWDEDVEVDSFDPLRYLRVVRKEGLEVSQPALDRRSQIHHGLTARARRGGGVHRRYYKTKGHGRCYGNSTGPPCTGWVEMMVPVFSRAAWRCAWRMVQNDLVYAWGMDYKLGYCAQGDRRRNVGIVDSQYVLHRGIPTLGGGGGNGNGKPSFSASASALGADRLAVRQRSYTELQVFNRRWKKAVSEDGCWTDPYPNTATTG, from the exons ATG GATCCCGTCTCCAAAGGTGCGTGGCAGAAGCGATTCTTCAGCGTCGCGCCGCCGGCGGcgctggtcttcttcttcgtgctgATATTCGTCGCCGGTGCAGCCGTCACGCTAGATCATAAGGAG AGTCGTGTGTCCGTATTGCAGTTGCAGCCAAAACTAGTGACTGCAGCAGCGGAGATGAGGCCTCCAGCGACGACGAGCGAGCTGCGCGCAGGGCCAGCAGAGGAACCCGACATCTGTGAG AGTAAATGTAGACCTCCAGGCAGCGAGGCGTTGCCGCGGGGCATCGTGCAGGACAAGTCCAACTTGGAGATGGAGTCGATGGGTGGCAACCCTGAACGTGAGGAGAACGGCAGCGGCAGGCGGTCGAAAAGCCTCCTCGCCATCCCCGTCGGCATCAAGCAGAAGGCGGTCGTCGACAAGCTCGTCTCCAAG TTCCCGGACACCAAGTTCACCGTGATGCTGTTCCACTACGACGGCGAGGTGGACGGGTGGCGAGACCTCGAGTGGTCGGGCCGCGCGGTCCACGTCGCCGCGCGCGACCAGACCAAGTGGTGGTTCGCCAAGAGGTTCCTGCACCCGGACCTGGTGGCGGAGTACGACTACGTCTTCCTCTGGGACGAGGACGTCGAGGTGGACAGCTTCGACCCGCTCAGGTACCTGCGGGTCGTGAGGAAGGAAGGGCTCGAGGTCTCGCAGCCGGCGCTGGACCGCCGGTCGCAGATCCACCACGGGCTCACGGCCCGCGCGCGGCGGGGCGGCGGCGTCCACCGGCGGTACTACAAGACGAAGGGGCACGGCAGGTGCTACGGCAACAGCACGGGCCCGCCGTGCACGGGGTGGGTGGAGATGATGGTGCCCGTGTTCTCGCGCGCGGCGTGGCGGTGCGCGTGGCGCATGGTCCAGAACGACCTCGTCTACGCGTGGGGAATGGACTACAAGCTCGGCTACTGCGCGCAGGGCGACCGGCGCCGCAACGTCGGCATCGTCGATAGCCAGTACGTGCTGCACCGGGGCATCCCCaccctcggcggcggcggcggcaacggCAACGGCAAGCCTTCGTTCTCCGCTTCCGCGTCAGCGTTGGGGGCAGACCGGTTAGCGGTCAGGCAGC